In Rhodopirellula islandica, one DNA window encodes the following:
- the sucC gene encoding ADP-forming succinate--CoA ligase subunit beta, protein MKIHEYQGKQLFRTAGVPVLEGHMVTTPDEAAAAYDKLGGKIAVVKAQIHAGGRGKGNVIDNPDQKGVVLVKSAEEAKAAAEGLLGNKLVTIQTGPEGQTVSKVFVEAGCDIARELYLGIVVDRGSSKPVLMVSTEGGVEIETVAEKTPELIFKEHFDPAIGLDGFQVRKLCKKLGIEGAAAKSAYKFMTAMCRFFVDFDCEMAEINPLVITGSGEMVALDAKIIFDENAMFRHKDLEELRDLSEEEESEMRAKKAGLSYVKLDGNIACLVNGAGLAMSTMDIIKYHGGEPANFLDVGGGANAAQVTEAFRILLSDPNCKGVLVNIFGGIARCTTIADALITASKEVGFNVPLVVRLEGTEVEEGRKMLAESDVDIINAMDLTDAAKKIVAATA, encoded by the coding sequence ATGAAAATTCACGAGTATCAAGGCAAACAGCTTTTCCGAACCGCCGGCGTGCCGGTTTTGGAAGGGCACATGGTGACAACGCCTGACGAAGCGGCTGCCGCATACGACAAACTGGGTGGCAAAATCGCGGTCGTCAAAGCTCAGATTCACGCGGGCGGGCGTGGCAAAGGCAATGTCATCGACAACCCGGACCAAAAGGGCGTCGTCCTGGTCAAATCGGCCGAAGAAGCCAAAGCGGCAGCCGAGGGATTGTTGGGCAACAAATTGGTCACCATTCAAACCGGGCCCGAAGGCCAAACGGTTTCCAAGGTCTTCGTCGAAGCCGGATGCGACATCGCTCGCGAATTGTACTTGGGCATCGTGGTCGACCGCGGCAGCAGCAAGCCCGTACTGATGGTCAGCACCGAAGGTGGTGTGGAGATCGAAACCGTCGCGGAAAAAACACCCGAACTGATTTTCAAAGAACACTTCGATCCCGCGATCGGGCTGGACGGTTTCCAGGTCCGCAAGCTTTGCAAAAAGCTCGGCATCGAAGGTGCTGCGGCCAAGAGTGCTTACAAATTCATGACCGCGATGTGCCGTTTCTTTGTCGATTTCGACTGCGAAATGGCTGAGATCAACCCCTTGGTGATCACCGGATCAGGCGAGATGGTGGCTTTGGACGCCAAGATCATCTTCGACGAGAACGCGATGTTCCGTCACAAAGACTTGGAAGAGCTGCGGGACCTCAGTGAAGAGGAAGAGTCCGAAATGCGAGCCAAGAAGGCTGGGCTCAGCTACGTCAAGCTCGATGGCAACATCGCTTGCTTGGTCAACGGAGCCGGCCTGGCGATGTCGACCATGGACATCATCAAGTACCACGGTGGCGAACCGGCCAACTTCTTGGACGTCGGTGGGGGAGCCAACGCGGCTCAGGTCACCGAAGCGTTCCGGATCCTGTTGTCGGACCCCAACTGCAAGGGTGTGTTGGTCAACATCTTCGGCGGGATCGCTCGTTGCACGACGATCGCGGACGCGTTGATCACGGCCAGCAAAGAAGTCGGGTTCAACGTGCCTTTGGTGGTGCGATTGGAAGGAACCGAAGTCGAGGAAGGCCGCAAAATGCTGGCGGAAAGCGATGTCGACATCATCAACGCGATGGATTTGACCGACGCGGCGAAAAAGATCGTCGCAGCGACTGCGTGA
- a CDS encoding sulfatase, with translation MRSFPILSRCFERAGFHSAWTLRSAAATVCWLAFAVSGFAETPKNVLLICVDDLRPELGCYGADYISSPNIDSLAAKGIQFNRHFVQAPTCGASRFAMLTGCYGPSGNHALFSRAKQMAKDPSSVTPSMPRWFRDHGYTSVSVGKVSHHPGGRGGADWNKEDEIEMPGAWDRHRMPTGPWQHPRGAMHGLADGEIRKDASQMDVFQSEGGEAKYPDDLILETSLDELATLAKDAADKPFFLAVGFIRPHLPFGAPAEHMEPYRQTVLPRIEHPTKPSGQTTWHRSGEFMRYNRWGKDPNQDAEFAEAVRRHYAACVSYADANVGEVLKQLDELGLRESTVVVVWGDHGWHLGEHAIWGKHALFEESLHSPLIIHDPSMSSSSQTDAIVETIDVFPTLCELTNLPSPPKVDGESLVPVLKDPASSEGEAVSYAKATTIRTSTHRLISHPKGFYELYDHETDPGETKNVADENPELVQQLQQRLKERLANRQQF, from the coding sequence ATGCGATCCTTTCCCATTTTGTCACGCTGTTTTGAACGAGCCGGTTTTCACTCGGCTTGGACACTGCGAAGCGCGGCCGCGACTGTCTGTTGGTTGGCTTTCGCCGTCAGTGGTTTCGCTGAGACGCCCAAGAACGTGTTGTTGATCTGCGTCGACGACTTGCGACCTGAGTTGGGCTGTTATGGAGCGGACTACATCTCGTCGCCCAACATTGATTCACTCGCCGCCAAAGGCATCCAGTTCAATCGGCACTTCGTGCAGGCCCCGACCTGTGGTGCATCTCGATTTGCGATGCTGACGGGTTGTTACGGTCCTTCGGGAAACCACGCGTTGTTTTCGCGAGCCAAGCAGATGGCGAAGGACCCGAGTTCCGTCACCCCGTCGATGCCGCGTTGGTTCCGCGATCATGGGTACACCAGCGTTTCCGTCGGCAAGGTCTCGCATCATCCCGGCGGTCGTGGCGGAGCGGACTGGAACAAAGAGGACGAGATTGAAATGCCAGGTGCTTGGGACCGGCACCGGATGCCCACCGGGCCGTGGCAGCATCCTCGCGGAGCCATGCACGGCTTGGCCGATGGCGAGATTCGAAAAGACGCCAGCCAAATGGATGTGTTCCAATCGGAAGGCGGTGAGGCGAAGTACCCTGATGATTTGATCCTGGAAACGTCGCTGGATGAGCTTGCCACGCTGGCCAAGGACGCCGCCGACAAGCCGTTCTTTTTGGCGGTCGGGTTCATTCGACCGCACCTGCCCTTTGGGGCTCCCGCCGAGCACATGGAACCCTACCGGCAGACCGTGTTGCCGAGGATCGAGCATCCCACCAAGCCATCAGGCCAAACGACTTGGCATCGATCCGGTGAGTTCATGCGATACAACCGCTGGGGCAAGGATCCGAACCAAGACGCCGAATTCGCGGAGGCCGTCCGGCGGCACTACGCCGCTTGTGTGTCCTACGCGGATGCGAACGTGGGCGAGGTGTTGAAGCAACTCGATGAGCTGGGCCTGCGAGAGTCCACCGTCGTGGTCGTTTGGGGAGATCACGGTTGGCACTTGGGCGAACATGCGATTTGGGGCAAGCACGCTTTGTTCGAGGAATCGCTGCACTCGCCGCTGATCATTCACGATCCGTCGATGAGCAGCTCCAGCCAAACGGACGCGATCGTGGAAACGATCGATGTGTTTCCGACGTTGTGCGAGCTGACCAATTTGCCGTCGCCGCCAAAGGTCGATGGCGAGTCGTTGGTGCCCGTGTTGAAAGACCCGGCGTCCTCCGAAGGCGAAGCGGTTTCGTATGCGAAGGCGACGACGATTCGCACGTCGACGCATCGTTTGATCTCGCATCCGAAGGGTTTTTATGAGTTGTACGATCATGAAACGGACCCCGGCGAAACCAAAAACGTCGCCGACGAAAACCCTGAACTGGTTCAGCAGTTGCAACAACGTTTGAAAGAACGCTTGGCCAACCGTCAGCAGTTCTGA
- a CDS encoding methylphosphonate hydroxylase, whose product MSISPSVDHLETWEQKGYVQFPGFLSETETNDLKEWVEQISSWPPDPEKWMHHFEQIGPIARPARTEYIIDFHDGLRRLLTTGKVPETAGSLLGQPVVLYKEKINYKYPGGGGYAAHQDAPAYEFVKLHITCSIAIDDATPENGCLYFAPELHREGLIHLNDQGCIEESKAKSLNWEPIPMKAGDALFFSSYAPHYSPFNQTDQSRRTLYLTYNALAEGDLRASYYADKRQAFAEAAKAGDQRMRVSKIGHFNGKPPEQS is encoded by the coding sequence ATGAGCATCTCTCCGTCAGTGGATCACCTCGAAACATGGGAACAAAAAGGTTACGTCCAATTCCCTGGCTTTCTTTCTGAAACCGAAACCAACGACCTGAAAGAATGGGTGGAGCAAATTAGCTCATGGCCGCCCGATCCGGAAAAGTGGATGCATCACTTTGAGCAAATCGGTCCCATCGCAAGGCCGGCTCGAACGGAGTACATCATCGATTTTCATGACGGACTGCGACGACTGCTGACCACCGGCAAAGTCCCGGAAACAGCCGGCAGCCTGCTCGGGCAGCCTGTTGTCCTGTACAAAGAAAAAATCAACTACAAGTATCCCGGTGGTGGCGGATACGCCGCACACCAGGATGCTCCCGCCTATGAATTCGTGAAGCTGCACATCACGTGCTCCATCGCAATTGATGACGCGACACCAGAAAACGGCTGCCTTTACTTCGCTCCAGAGTTGCACCGCGAAGGTTTGATTCACCTGAACGACCAGGGCTGCATTGAAGAGAGCAAAGCAAAATCACTGAACTGGGAACCGATCCCGATGAAAGCTGGAGACGCATTGTTCTTCAGCTCTTATGCCCCCCATTACAGTCCTTTCAATCAAACGGATCAGTCCCGGCGGACGCTCTACCTCACCTACAACGCGCTTGCAGAAGGCGATCTTCGCGCATCGTATTACGCCGACAAACGACAAGCCTTCGCGGAGGCGGCGAAGGCTGGCGATCAGAGAATGCGAGTTAGTAAAATCGGTCACTTCAACGGCAAACCCCCGGAACAATCATGA
- the sucD gene encoding succinate--CoA ligase subunit alpha, protein MSILVDKNTKVICQGITGNAGKFHSLGCRDYGTQMVGGVTPGKGGQDVEGIPVFDTVEEAVQKTGADATMIFVPPPFTADAILEAVDAGIRVIAAITEGVPVIDMVRVYEKVKASGSTLIGPNCPGLITPGECKIGIMPGYIHNPGKVGVMSRSGTLTYEAVWQTSSLKLGQSTCVGLGGDPIVGTNYIDLFKMYQEDDQTEAILMIGEIGGSAEEEAAAFVKEHVTKPVAAFIAGRTAPPGKRMGHAGAIISGGKGTAEEKVAALEDAGIVVAPSPAEMGEAVVKAMSK, encoded by the coding sequence ATGAGTATTCTGGTCGACAAAAACACCAAGGTCATTTGCCAGGGGATCACTGGCAACGCCGGGAAATTTCACTCTCTCGGGTGCCGCGACTACGGTACGCAAATGGTTGGCGGTGTCACGCCCGGCAAAGGTGGCCAAGACGTCGAAGGCATTCCTGTTTTCGATACCGTGGAAGAAGCGGTTCAAAAGACCGGCGCCGACGCGACGATGATTTTCGTCCCGCCGCCGTTCACCGCGGACGCCATCTTGGAAGCCGTTGACGCTGGCATTCGTGTCATCGCCGCCATCACCGAAGGCGTGCCTGTCATCGACATGGTCCGAGTCTACGAAAAGGTCAAAGCCAGCGGATCGACGCTGATCGGCCCCAACTGCCCCGGTTTGATCACCCCCGGTGAATGCAAAATCGGCATCATGCCCGGTTACATCCACAATCCCGGCAAAGTTGGCGTGATGAGCCGCAGTGGAACGCTGACCTACGAAGCCGTTTGGCAAACCAGTTCGCTGAAACTCGGCCAAAGCACCTGCGTTGGTCTGGGTGGCGACCCGATCGTCGGAACGAACTACATCGACCTGTTCAAGATGTACCAAGAAGACGACCAAACCGAAGCGATCTTGATGATCGGTGAAATCGGTGGCAGCGCTGAAGAAGAAGCCGCCGCGTTCGTCAAAGAGCACGTGACCAAGCCGGTCGCCGCCTTCATCGCGGGTCGCACCGCACCTCCCGGAAAACGCATGGGCCACGCCGGTGCGATCATCAGTGGCGGCAAAGGAACGGCAGAAGAAAAGGTCGCCGCGTTGGAAGACGCCGGCATCGTCGTCGCTCCTTCGCCCGCTGAAATGGGCGAAGCCGTCGTCAAGGCAATGTCGAAGTAG
- a CDS encoding glycosyltransferase has protein sequence MNIDLIITEMNFGGAERALTQLAIGLRDRGDDVRLFSFGKLPTADSLPKGNDRLVQQLHDEGIEVTSGGVQTSRGFLPATIQLRGWLARRPGSLVQTFLWHANVLGMLNVSSRQPRVAGIRVAEPNSLRLAVERQTLRNVDHVVCVSRAVETFAQQQLNLLPDRTSVIPNAVDVDAFASADPIDWTDLGWPADSPVVLFVGRLHTQKGLEHLQRTVERFAPEDSHRKLVLIGNGPLQNELANWAKQVSGDRVRVLTWQSNIASWIAASRVVVLPSRYEGMPNVILEAMAAGKPVVSSHVEGSQELIGHDPNQGFELNDDTALVHSLERFLADEELANQTGQANQSRVRSQFTIDAMVDAYRELYAKIVA, from the coding sequence ATGAACATTGACCTGATCATCACCGAGATGAACTTTGGCGGGGCCGAACGAGCGCTCACACAACTCGCCATCGGTCTTCGCGATCGAGGCGATGACGTGCGACTGTTCAGCTTCGGCAAACTGCCCACCGCAGACTCTCTGCCCAAAGGCAACGACCGACTCGTCCAACAGTTGCATGACGAAGGCATCGAGGTCACCAGCGGCGGAGTCCAAACGTCTCGCGGTTTTCTGCCAGCGACGATTCAGTTGCGAGGTTGGCTGGCACGTCGACCTGGTTCATTGGTTCAAACGTTTCTGTGGCACGCCAACGTCCTCGGCATGCTCAACGTCTCGTCCCGACAACCACGAGTCGCCGGCATCCGTGTCGCCGAACCCAATTCGTTGCGACTGGCGGTGGAACGACAAACGCTTCGCAACGTGGACCACGTGGTCTGCGTCAGCCGAGCGGTCGAGACCTTCGCGCAGCAACAACTGAACCTCTTACCGGATCGCACATCGGTGATCCCAAACGCGGTCGACGTCGATGCGTTTGCTTCCGCCGATCCAATTGACTGGACCGACCTGGGTTGGCCCGCCGACAGTCCCGTGGTTCTGTTCGTCGGGCGACTGCACACGCAAAAGGGCTTGGAGCACCTGCAACGCACTGTCGAGCGGTTCGCTCCCGAAGACAGCCATCGCAAGTTGGTGCTGATCGGCAACGGCCCACTGCAAAACGAACTGGCCAACTGGGCGAAGCAAGTCTCCGGCGACCGCGTTCGCGTGCTGACATGGCAGAGCAACATCGCCAGCTGGATCGCCGCCAGCCGCGTGGTGGTTTTGCCAAGCCGTTATGAAGGCATGCCCAACGTGATTTTGGAAGCCATGGCGGCGGGCAAGCCCGTCGTCAGCAGCCATGTCGAAGGCAGCCAAGAGTTGATCGGCCATGATCCCAACCAAGGTTTCGAGCTGAACGATGACACGGCGCTCGTCCATTCGCTGGAACGATTCTTGGCCGACGAAGAACTGGCAAACCAAACCGGACAAGCCAACCAGTCTCGCGTCCGTTCCCAATTCACCATCGACGCAATGGTCGACGCCTACCGCGAACTGTACGCCAAAATAGTAGCATAG
- the groL gene encoding chaperonin GroEL (60 kDa chaperone family; promotes refolding of misfolded polypeptides especially under stressful conditions; forms two stacked rings of heptamers to form a barrel-shaped 14mer; ends can be capped by GroES; misfolded proteins enter the barrel where they are refolded when GroES binds), with product MPKIIAFDQEAREAIRRGVSKLARTVKVTLGPKGRNVILQKSFGSPTVTKDGVTVAKEIELEDPYENMGAAMVREVASKTSDVAGDGTTTATVMAEAIFNEGLKAVVAGVNPIQMKSGIETAVADITEQLHSMAVKVKDQEAMANVATIASNNDREIGTLLADAMSKVGKDGVITVDEGKSLQTEQEWVEGMQFDRGYLSPYFVTDSTSMEVVLEDAYVLVFEKKISNIKDMVPLLEKVVQQGKPLLIIAEDVDGEALATLVINRLRGTFTVCAVKAPGYGDRRKAMMEDIAILTGGQAIFEALGVKLESVDLPQLGRAKKIIVDKDNTTVIEGGGKSTDIKARIDQIRREIELSTSDYDREKLEERLAKLAGGVAKVNVGAATESEMKEKKARVEDALHATRAAVEEGILPGGGVALLRASGKVKAAETLSDDQLVGYNIVLRACRAPLTMISENAGQDGGIVCEKVLAMKGNEGYNALTDVYEDLVKSGVIDPTKVTRTALGNAASVATLLLTSDALVAEKPEKSGKAGHGGDHDMY from the coding sequence ATGCCAAAAATCATTGCGTTTGACCAAGAAGCACGCGAAGCCATTCGCCGCGGCGTGTCCAAACTCGCTCGCACCGTGAAAGTCACTTTGGGCCCCAAGGGTCGCAATGTGATTTTGCAAAAGAGCTTCGGCAGTCCCACCGTGACCAAAGACGGCGTGACCGTTGCCAAGGAAATCGAACTGGAAGACCCCTATGAAAATATGGGTGCTGCAATGGTTCGCGAAGTCGCGAGCAAGACCAGTGACGTTGCCGGTGACGGAACGACCACCGCAACCGTGATGGCCGAAGCGATCTTCAACGAAGGCCTCAAAGCCGTCGTCGCTGGCGTCAACCCGATCCAAATGAAGAGCGGAATTGAAACCGCGGTTGCCGACATCACCGAGCAACTTCACAGCATGGCGGTCAAGGTCAAAGACCAAGAAGCCATGGCCAACGTCGCGACCATCGCCAGCAACAACGACCGTGAAATCGGAACGTTGCTCGCCGACGCGATGAGCAAGGTCGGCAAAGACGGCGTGATCACCGTCGACGAAGGCAAGAGCCTGCAGACCGAACAAGAGTGGGTCGAAGGCATGCAGTTCGATCGCGGCTACTTGTCGCCTTACTTCGTGACCGACTCGACCAGCATGGAAGTCGTTCTCGAAGACGCCTATGTCTTGGTCTTCGAAAAGAAGATCAGCAACATCAAAGACATGGTGCCGTTGCTCGAAAAAGTCGTTCAACAAGGCAAGCCTTTGTTGATCATCGCCGAAGACGTCGATGGCGAAGCACTCGCAACGCTCGTAATCAACCGTCTGCGTGGCACGTTCACCGTGTGTGCAGTGAAGGCACCTGGCTACGGCGATCGTCGCAAAGCCATGATGGAAGACATCGCGATTTTGACCGGTGGTCAAGCGATCTTCGAAGCGTTGGGCGTCAAGCTGGAAAGCGTCGACCTGCCACAACTCGGTCGTGCCAAGAAGATCATCGTCGACAAAGACAACACGACGGTCATCGAAGGTGGCGGCAAGAGCACTGACATCAAGGCTCGCATCGACCAAATTCGTCGCGAAATCGAGCTCAGCACCAGCGACTACGATCGCGAAAAATTGGAAGAGCGTTTGGCCAAGTTGGCTGGCGGTGTTGCCAAGGTGAACGTCGGTGCGGCAACCGAAAGCGAAATGAAAGAAAAGAAGGCTCGCGTCGAAGATGCGTTGCACGCGACTCGCGCAGCGGTCGAAGAAGGCATCCTGCCCGGCGGTGGTGTGGCCTTGCTTCGTGCCAGCGGCAAAGTCAAAGCGGCTGAGACCCTGAGCGACGACCAATTGGTTGGTTACAACATCGTTCTGCGTGCCTGCCGTGCTCCGTTGACCATGATCAGCGAAAACGCTGGCCAAGACGGCGGCATCGTCTGCGAAAAAGTTTTGGCGATGAAGGGCAACGAAGGCTACAACGCGTTGACCGACGTTTACGAAGACTTGGTCAAGTCCGGCGTCATCGACCCAACCAAGGTGACTCGCACCGCATTGGGCAACGCAGCCAGCGTCGCAACCTTGTTGCTGACCAGCGACGCGTTGGTTGCTGAGAAGCCAGAAAAGAGTGGCAAAGCCGGTCACGGTGGCGACCACGACATGTATTGA
- a CDS encoding hydroxymethylphosphonate dioxygenase, whose product MNQKVDTSLAECLENAKTAADKVSLLFQYMDQHGQSFYDESVTQLQHGLQAAFLARTNGATDEQVTAALLHDIGHFLMDEHDAQGDFLQEDWCHETVGADLLEPFFPTVIIESIRQHVPAKRYLCAVDPRYHDGLSQASKRSLDLQGGKFTPEEVAEFEKNPHHETVVLVRRWDDGAKIKDLEVPGLEAYQETVESCVLQGNGK is encoded by the coding sequence ATGAATCAGAAAGTCGACACCTCGCTGGCGGAGTGCCTCGAGAACGCAAAGACAGCGGCAGACAAAGTCAGCTTGCTGTTCCAATACATGGACCAGCATGGCCAGAGCTTCTACGACGAGTCCGTGACCCAACTTCAGCACGGGCTGCAGGCGGCGTTCCTGGCACGAACCAACGGAGCCACTGACGAACAGGTGACCGCAGCGCTGCTGCACGACATCGGTCACTTCCTAATGGACGAGCACGATGCCCAGGGGGATTTCTTGCAAGAAGATTGGTGCCACGAGACCGTTGGGGCAGACCTGCTCGAGCCCTTCTTTCCAACTGTGATCATCGAATCCATTCGTCAGCATGTGCCTGCGAAACGATACCTCTGCGCAGTCGACCCCCGCTATCACGACGGGCTGTCGCAGGCGTCGAAACGAAGCCTGGACCTGCAAGGTGGAAAGTTCACGCCCGAAGAAGTCGCCGAATTCGAGAAGAATCCGCACCACGAAACGGTTGTGCTCGTCCGCCGCTGGGACGACGGCGCCAAAATCAAAGACCTCGAAGTCCCCGGCCTGGAAGCCTACCAAGAAACGGTCGAAAGCTGCGTGCTTCAAGGCAACGGCAAATAG
- a CDS encoding co-chaperone GroES gives MAAATKSATKIRLQPLGERIVVQREESETTTAGGIVLPDSAMEKPARGTVVALGTGKLLDDGSRADFQLVAGDRVLFSSYAGETVEVDDAEYLLMREDDVLAVIE, from the coding sequence ATGGCAGCAGCCACCAAGAGTGCAACCAAAATTCGTTTGCAACCCCTCGGCGAACGCATCGTTGTTCAGCGTGAGGAAAGCGAAACCACGACCGCCGGCGGCATCGTGTTGCCCGATTCGGCCATGGAAAAGCCTGCTCGAGGGACCGTTGTGGCCTTGGGCACCGGCAAATTGCTGGACGACGGCAGCCGAGCTGACTTCCAACTCGTCGCTGGCGATCGCGTGCTGTTCAGCAGCTACGCCGGCGAAACCGTCGAAGTCGACGACGCCGAATACCTGCTTATGCGAGAAGACGACGTCCTGGCCGTGATCGAGTGA
- a CDS encoding UxaA family hydrolase has protein sequence MTGTDHPSASTPNPNANAEGSGVADPSENSPDGAAPNGTDHGVVQLHDGDNVWMAARALVAGETIGNLRIAGSAVPAGHKVAAQAIPAGELVIKFGQPIGKASCDIRVGEHVHSHNLVDAHQVDSDWRSLVGTAFSKSAPAKKPTVPAEKTWQGFVRPDGQVGSRNYVQILARVNCSATVCHHVAARFPPERLAEFPNVDGIAIGTHTTGCALRYAGQKQQMLGRVLKGYAGHANVGSCLTIGLGCEQTTPEYLSEHHQLVAISDPRSLPITSPESESVSTTMLTMQAEGGTRATIDRAEKHLETMLEIANQNSRTTVPARHLRLALECGGSDGHSGWTANPLVGALADRMVAHGGAAVLSETTELIGAEHLLVARSRDETVAQRLMDKVDWWKQHVAMYGGEIDNNPSIGNKAGGLTTITEKSLGAVSKSGTGILDGVLDYADTVPKQGLYVMDSPGFDPSSVTGKVAGGCNLVLFTTGRGSCFGGKPVPVIKIASHSALFHAMRDDMDWNAGQLLEGVSMEELADQLFEELLQFASGMQTASERLGLGDHEFVPWTVGPVL, from the coding sequence ATGACTGGCACCGACCACCCATCCGCCTCGACACCGAATCCCAATGCCAACGCGGAGGGCTCCGGGGTCGCTGATCCATCCGAAAACAGCCCGGACGGTGCTGCCCCCAACGGAACCGACCATGGCGTCGTTCAACTGCACGATGGCGACAACGTTTGGATGGCCGCGCGGGCCTTGGTGGCAGGCGAAACAATCGGCAACCTCCGTATCGCAGGGTCCGCCGTTCCCGCGGGACACAAAGTCGCCGCTCAAGCGATTCCCGCCGGCGAATTGGTGATCAAATTTGGCCAGCCGATCGGCAAAGCTTCCTGCGACATCCGCGTCGGTGAACATGTGCACTCGCACAATTTGGTCGACGCCCATCAAGTCGACTCGGATTGGCGTTCGCTGGTCGGAACCGCTTTCTCAAAATCCGCTCCCGCGAAAAAGCCAACCGTTCCAGCCGAAAAAACCTGGCAAGGGTTCGTGCGACCGGACGGCCAAGTCGGCTCGCGAAATTACGTTCAGATTCTGGCTCGCGTGAATTGCAGTGCGACGGTTTGCCACCATGTCGCGGCTCGGTTTCCTCCCGAACGCTTGGCGGAATTCCCCAACGTGGATGGAATCGCGATCGGAACGCACACGACCGGCTGCGCGCTTCGCTACGCCGGCCAAAAACAACAAATGCTCGGCCGAGTCCTCAAGGGCTACGCTGGTCACGCGAATGTCGGATCCTGCCTGACGATCGGACTGGGCTGCGAACAAACGACGCCCGAGTACCTGAGCGAACATCACCAATTGGTCGCGATTTCCGACCCCCGGTCGCTGCCGATCACCTCGCCCGAATCGGAATCGGTCTCGACGACGATGCTGACCATGCAAGCCGAAGGCGGCACGCGAGCGACGATCGATCGCGCGGAAAAGCATCTCGAAACGATGCTCGAGATCGCCAACCAAAATTCGCGAACCACGGTCCCGGCTCGCCACCTTCGACTCGCTCTGGAGTGCGGCGGCAGCGATGGCCATTCGGGATGGACTGCGAATCCGTTGGTCGGTGCACTCGCCGATCGCATGGTCGCTCACGGGGGCGCGGCGGTGCTCAGCGAGACCACCGAACTGATCGGCGCCGAACACTTGCTGGTCGCCCGTTCGCGTGACGAAACGGTGGCCCAGCGTTTGATGGACAAAGTCGATTGGTGGAAGCAGCACGTCGCGATGTACGGCGGCGAGATCGACAACAACCCTTCGATCGGCAACAAAGCCGGTGGGCTGACCACGATCACCGAAAAATCGCTCGGTGCAGTCAGCAAGTCCGGAACGGGAATCCTCGATGGTGTCCTGGACTACGCGGACACGGTGCCCAAACAAGGTCTGTACGTGATGGACTCGCCGGGCTTTGATCCGTCCAGCGTCACGGGCAAGGTCGCCGGCGGCTGCAACTTGGTGTTGTTCACCACCGGCCGCGGAAGTTGCTTCGGCGGCAAACCGGTTCCCGTGATCAAGATCGCCAGTCACTCGGCTCTGTTCCACGCCATGCGAGACGACATGGACTGGAACGCAGGCCAGTTGCTCGAGGGTGTCTCGATGGAAGAGCTCGCGGATCAACTGTTCGAAGAGTTGCTGCAGTTCGCCAGCGGAATGCAAACCGCCAGCGAACGCCTTGGATTGGGCGACCATGAATTTGTGCCGTGGACGGTCGGGCCGGTGCTGTGA